The window TTTGTTACTGTTACTTTGAGATGATCCAAAAagctttaaactttatttcgtATAATGTTGTTCAGACTTATCAGTGAACTATTTGTAAATGACCCcaaaaaaaatcgaatagCATTCAGTCTAACGTATACCACGAAACTGTTTTAGATATTTGATGGCCAGTAAATCATGGATTGTGTCcgaatcaattataaatatatacccgttttattattgaaaattattattcattttataatagatataaaaaatctgtCGTCTAATGCTagcaaatcattttaaataatatagatccagtaataaaaagaagattctacttattttttttacggttATATACGTACGATGAAGTTTACTTAGAAATGATAAAGacgaaatgatttatttttgacaataccagaaaaaaaaacaaaacaatgtttttttaaaagagaaaCCGTTAAATTATACTTCAGGTTTCTAAAGAACTCGGTGGGGAGTTACCACAAAGTTGTCACaaaggaatttttaaaatgtttgttgtacatttataagactcttttttactttttatttttggatacCGAGCAATGCTGGTGAAGAATAGATTTTTCTAGATATTTATTCTGAAGATACAAGATTTTTTGAGAAACAAATgactttgaataaaaaacctttataattgttttttttaaagtcccACTAACTCAAacgtcatttattttataattgttcttaacaaaatacaaacttCACTTAATTGcgttatataaagaaatagaaatttttttatagagataaattaaaacgttacggttttttataaatggtaaccaaaaaaatgtaattaaccAAAACGAAATTCCTTCTAACATTaacatgtaattaatttaatgagtaaGTGGCGTGATGACTCTCACTGAATtgctttacaaaatatttaaaaatggaaatttaaaatttcggttaaaatttttctagTGATGGAGGGTTCTAAAAAGTTACGGCATGTGGTGAAAAGTCgcgattattaaaattgggaatttaagcatttttttcAGAGATTGATGACAAACTTTagcattttcaatttattcatccaataatttaaaatttcattaatattaattggtacaaggttatcaaaatatattataaatgtggtAAGTAGTTTTTATCGTCACAAGTCtcataaaaattagttttactatttttaatcggcttataatattagattcaatttatatacagaTTACACGCCTTTGTAAATATAACccacctttttttattaatagattaaaGTCTTGCGAACTGCCaacctttatttaaaaaaaaatccaacagctacttaacaaaatattgaaagttattcGCAATTCTAAGCAAAtacatgcatttttttttagataatacATGAGTTTAAGTATTTGAGAGTTTTGTGCAGagatattttatgttcaaacAGTAGCTagtttattagaatttattattataatcttacCGAATAAGtcgaacaaaattaaacttcaaTGCAAGcgcaataaagttttaaatcctATTTATTACTATCTATTACACACGAATTGCCCATAACTTAGTTTGAGACTATCGTTTTCTTAACAGAACTATACAATGTTATAATCGCACTGTAGATGACatcattttagtttaaaacataatttagtaACACATTTTGTTACGACAAAGAATTGTTTCAGTTTGTCATTTAAttgaagataaattttattgagtcaaaaacttatattagGTGTACTGACTTATATTCGTTTTGTCATACTTACatgaattgtttaattaattaatatggttgaaatttacttcatttaagtttaaaattcatttgatattttatatcgtaaacatattaaatataaagttatttaataaatatatcatcttaaataagtaaatcaaTTCGCATAAATCATCATAGTTTGCAGTAAAATTTTGCTTACCGTAAATCGTCTACGTCTTGAGGGATTTACTTACAGCATAATACGGAATCAATCACCCGGCACAATGTCCAAGACTATCTGATAACATAacttaatgtacatatataaataacaactaCCTGTAGACTCTTTACTTATTCAATTCATAAAATCGCACGCAAATATTTAGttcaatatacaatttttattataaaataataaaatgtttttatttcgtgAATAAAATCTCATAGAAAACAATATAAgcacataataattatttaattggagAGTCACAGTACAAAAGGAGGAGACTAGtcttatttagattttttgttgCCCCTGCCTCTATCGCAACGtttcaaaaaacattaatttaaaatttataacttaaagtagtattaattaagttgtatttatattacaagtaaAGTTTTACATTGATAACATTAACTAcgcatttgtattttttttcattttaagccCTTAatcataatcaattaataaatgtaattaataaaattttttaataatattgtgttccttattaaaatctaaaatatcgattaaattttcttgaaattgttttgtaattgttagagcctagctgtagtcAAGTTACTGAAGTTCGAACATGGTCTGGCTCttccggggaagtaccaccctctgaCACAatatcggcgtgaagtagtctttaatggcagCGTTtggtccgatgagtgagagagccggttgctctttcccttttcccacttTTTCCTCACCCTCTTCCCTAATCAGGGGTGCAGTGCATCCGCAAAACTGTGTTGTGAATGTCCATGGGCGAAGccactacctccatcaggtaggcagTCTGCACGGTTGCCTtaagcataaaaataataataataatgctaGTTTTATCTTATTCCACATTCATAATCTATATGTGCTTTACTCATAAGGTAACATGGAAGAAATCGCTCATGACCAATCAGGTGGTCTTTCGTATTTCTCTTATTTCGTATTTCTCTTATTTCtcttatttcaataacattcaatgctttaattaagtttatgtGGTGTAGAAGAAAAGCGTAATATTCTATCTTATACTAGGATATAAccataatattctattatgtACTAGTCTGTGGAcaatttgatacaaaataattattttaaatacagtcGTAACTGTTTTTATTGCATAGTGATGATCAGGTTAGTGAGTTataccattttttatttattattagacatttatatttttaaatccttatcttaaatgaaattaatctaATGTATAATTATCAATTACAATGACCAAACATTCCCACcctcttatatatttactattacaaTGGAAAATTATTTCCATATGGTATTAGATAGATATTGATTTGTTACTTAAATAGTTACAATTGTTAAGCCCGAATACAACAATAATGGACGACAATAGGATcaatttagataataatataatttacaagagTATTAACTCTCGATCAAATAACCTGATACGCCTTGAGTTGTAAGACTTTATTTTAGTGTATGGAATAATGTCAGATTGATATATAGAttacaatatttgttattaaattaactgaaaataaaaattaaagaaatttgaataaaacatagaaataaatttaattcccaATGATAATTTCATAAGAAACTTCGAGTGCAATATCTAGTATTTTTGTggttaaatacatatatttttttagtttagacTTTACTAATTAAAGTACAATGGGAAGTTCTATTTTAGCCTAATGAAATTTGCTTTATTCgataaatatctttgaaatcATGAAAAAAAGCCCGACCTCACTCTCGTAAATGGTTCGTTCTTAAAGAGTAGCttgttaaagtataaaaatattgtagacaagtcaatttatcttatttaaagttctttatagcATGTCATAAATCGCTACAATTATTTCCtctatttgttttctattctTTCAGAACTTCATACTACGGGTGCTGTAGCGAATGATGAACAggttaaacgaaaaaaattgttactaaGACAAGGGAACAACGTTTAATTGATTGAAAGAAATtgctaacaaaatataattaatacattttcttaaatgaaattatttacttaattaataagtttctttattttttatcgtgTTTGTAAAGCCGAttgcaaagaaaaataattatattactcttattataaagtattactAAAAGTTAAGTTTGATGTTCAATGACATAATTAAGAGAACAGgaccatttttatattcttttatttttaaataaataaatttacgaatGTAATAtgctatttctttatttaaaatccaaGAAGGTTGTATgtgtgttaaattaaaattaccatCAGCTTGGATAAAGTGGATAACGATACTGAATTCTTGTGAAGAGATTTCGCATAATACGAATTACTTCAAACTGCGAGTATGCGATAACtagttttaaaagataaactgAAATCACCACCAAACAGTTTATCGAAACATATAAgtccaaaaagtttttaatgtttaattttatgactaaATGGTTACACCTTCGgcgacgattttttttattagtacgTTTAATAACGTGAAAAAAATtggagttatttaaaatttaagatttttttatgaatataagtacgttttaataaaaattatttaaagaaaactataGAAAccttatgttaaaaaaaaattataatcagcgattatttttattcgttttttccaaaaaaaaaattatgactgCACCTTAATATCTTGTCACATTATTGGCAGTTCATATCTCACAAGTTGTTTGTCTAAGccgataaataattatagatgAATCAGAACATGGGTACGCTACtgcattaattatgttataatgttttatttgaaaaaattttctaaatatttaatactagcttttgcccgcgacttcgttcgCGTGGACTTCGGGTGTCTCCGCAGCCCGTTGAGATGCTAGATACTCAGCATGCTGTCGACGTCGATCCTGGGACTGTTCGGGTGTCTCAGAAGCCCGTAGAGATGCCAGATATTCAGCGTTCTGTTGACATCGAGCTTGAGACTGTTCGGGTGTCTCTGCAGCCCGTTGAGATGCTAGATACTCAGCATGCTGTCGACGTCTATCTTGGGACTGCTCTGGTGTCTCAGCAGCTCTTTGAGCTGCCTCACGCTCTGCTTGTTTAAGCCTTCGCAGTTCGGCTTGTGGAAACGTCTCGTTAAGTCTAGCTACTTTCATAGTTCGAGCTTTATTAGAGCTTTGGGAAAGATTAGACTTACGCTTTCGCGGCATAATTCTTAAGTACGTGTTGTTTCTATACCTCCAAAAAATACAGTACGGtagttattgttatgattGTACTTTAATGCAATCCTTGCCTATTTaattaacctatctatatagtaattcaattatcaatgaactaattcgttataattaacctatttatataatttgttataattaacggtaaataacctatctatatagtaattgaattatcaatgaagtaattcgtaaaAATGAAGTATCTTTTTGTACGTGTAACTCCTAACCAAAAAGAAACCTGGCAATAACTAACCTTAGGCctatattacttaaagtagGCGACCATACGTTTTTATCAAATCGCTAGTGCCTTGAAAATTCGCAAAACGGACACAACCGTCAACGACGTCTGCCCTCACGCGTCTGCCCGCGTTCGGGTCGCGCACTCAGCGATGAGCCACTTCTTCCCCACCGCACCTACCCCTCTCCCCCCACGCCCCGTTCGCCTGGCGCCGCTGCCGGTATTTATCACCGAAACGGTATTTATCGCCGAAATTGCTATGACTCTGCATTTTAAATCTGTGATatcttcgaaaatatttatttaatttacatgctGTAAAAAGCCATattgatctttattaaatgcacaatgtatttaagatacttaattggATAAGGATTAATACTGTATTGCTTAAAATCGCTTCGTAAATAAGCCATTATTTCTCGTACAAAGTAAAGCataaaaaatggttattgTGGGTTATTCCTAAGAGATAAACATATACCATCACGGACATTTTTGTAGACCTTTTTAAGTTGTACAATACtgtagtaaattgttttgatctaTCTTGTAGGATTCAGTCAGCGTTTGCAATGTAAGcgcaaaaaatgtgttttttttacgaCCTCACATTAAAAACCTCAAAAATTTTAGCCTTTGTGTTATTCTGATGTATAAGCTATATTGTGgtaaagtttcattcaaatccattcagtagtttttacgtgaaagagtaacaaacatccatacatccATACTTACAAACTTTCGCCTTTATAATAGTAGTAGGATGTATCAAACTTACGACGAGAAttaccgaaaaaaaaaataacaaaaaaggaaAAGATGCATGtagacaaagaaaaatataaaatgtatactgAACtctatactaataataataaggcatctattttatttatttattattcatgtgTCACGCGTAGCTATATAaactctttaatttaatttatgtctcCACATAATAGTAtgttgcaaaatatatttgcgaACATACATTACGTTGGAGAAAGAGCTAgactaaaacttattta of the Danaus plexippus chromosome 13 unlocalized genomic scaffold, MEX_DaPlex mxdp_15, whole genome shotgun sequence genome contains:
- the LOC116770104 gene encoding uncharacterized protein C05D11.13-like is translated as MPRKRKSNLSQSSNKARTMKVARLNETFPQAELRRLKQAEREAAQRAAETPEQSQDRRRQHAEYLASQRAAETPEQSQARCQQNAEYLASLRASETPEQSQDRRRQHAEYLASQRAAETPEVHANEVAGKS